ATGGTTGCTGATGAGTTGCGAAAAGCCGCAGCACTGTACACGTAACTGCAACTATAGTGCAGGCTGGGATGATAGACTGCGTTTTGGTAGTAGATGTTTGAATAACGAGGGCAAGCATGAATCAGATACGCTACACCGGCCATCCATTCGTTGATGTCGGTTTTGCCACAATGACGGCGTTTGTCGGGAAGCAACGTGTTGCCGATCTCAATGCCGGTGATTTTCAACGTATTGCCGATTACATTGAGGCAAATTATGTGCGGCAGCCGTTGCAGAGGTTTCTGACAGTAGCGCTTACCACGAATGCATGGTTTGTCCAGCCGGCGTTTAACCCAGACCGTCCCGGCTTGTCGCCTGACCAACAGGCTAATGCACGTCAAAAACGTGATTACTGGGCCAAACGGCATCTGCGGCAGTGGGCAGAGGCAGCCAGAGCGCTTGAAACCTGCCTCTTCACCGGTTTGCCGGCGGCAGCATTTGAGTTGTCGGGCAAACTGCAACCCGGACGGGTCGGGCGGGCGCAGATGCCGTTGTTGCAAGGCGACGATTCGATCAATTTCTTTGTTAACGGCGACCCCGGTCTGCCGATGGCACCGGAGGCGATTCTGGCTTTGCAGGCGATGCCGTTGGGTTGTGCCAGGGTAGGCAATAATCTGCTCGCTGTGCATTGTGATGATGAGCGGTTGACGATTGCGTTTGCCAATCGGTTTTTGCAGCGTAACCTGAGCGACGTGGCAAAAGCGCAGGCTGCCGGTGAAGAGAAACTACCCGGTTCCCCGCGTAGTTTGCGGACATTGCTGATTGAGACGCTGGCCGATATTATGCGCCAGCAACTCGAAGGGGCGCAACGGACGACGATCACGGCTTACCATTTCTCTAACTTCGGTCAATCACCATTCCTGGAGCTGTATCATCTACCGCTCCAGATTACCGGTTTTCTGCTTGCGGTGTATACGCCGACCTATCGCAACCTCTGGAATGAGCTGGTTGCCCGAAGCTGGCAGCGCGTGACGCCGACCGGGAAGCGTGGGAAGGCTGCCGAACCGGCTGAACCGCGGGTGAACTATCTGTACGAAGACTTGTTCACACTCCCGGCACAGGCAGCGCAGTTTGTGCGTACCTATTTTCTCCGCATCCCTGATGTGAATCGATCTACCAATCGATCTACTGATGACCCCCGTCGCGACTATTCACTCCGTCGGGATATTGACCTTGTTTCATGGCCGCTGGTTGAACTCTTTGTGCAGGAGGTAA
This genomic window from Chloroflexus aurantiacus J-10-fl contains:
- a CDS encoding CRISPR-associated protein Cst1, with the protein product MNQIRYTGHPFVDVGFATMTAFVGKQRVADLNAGDFQRIADYIEANYVRQPLQRFLTVALTTNAWFVQPAFNPDRPGLSPDQQANARQKRDYWAKRHLRQWAEAARALETCLFTGLPAAAFELSGKLQPGRVGRAQMPLLQGDDSINFFVNGDPGLPMAPEAILALQAMPLGCARVGNNLLAVHCDDERLTIAFANRFLQRNLSDVAKAQAAGEEKLPGSPRSLRTLLIETLADIMRQQLEGAQRTTITAYHFSNFGQSPFLELYHLPLQITGFLLAVYTPTYRNLWNELVARSWQRVTPTGKRGKAAEPAEPRVNYLYEDLFTLPAQAAQFVRTYFLRIPDVNRSTNRSTDDPRRDYSLRRDIDLVSWPLVELFVQEVMLMTDDRVAIVKELGDKLADYTRKQGGKRFFRQFFTVQRSDHFLSLLNRTNIDYTRYTQGRETLFTLDSFLTVFMEGEEVLRSDWRLMRDLVLIRMVEQLRDWIAGNPDAVPDDAEVAVSE